From Actinopolymorpha cephalotaxi, one genomic window encodes:
- a CDS encoding ISL3 family transposase yields the protein MRVTTVFNRILGLSGASVCSVDFTTDGLVLGLRRRRGRRYRCECGFSTRARYDISRRRWRHLDFGATKVWLAADIARIACPACGIRTETVPWARRNARHTRDFQDVIGWLAQRMDKTSVARLLRCSWEAVDRAVRMLVADHLPTDRLDGLYRIGVDEISYKRGHHYLTIVCDHDTGRVVWVTKDRTRKAFEGFFTALGPDRSKQLTAITMDGSPIYMPVAAQKAPQAAVCLDPFHVIKWANEALDRARQANPAVPPLPAAPANPASPAAPASPAKQHTVAQVNAPARAWRRLKTALRSGAENLTDDRRALINALRRHNYQLFRAWTLKEQLRDLYRIPPEQARRYLRRWITRAFRSTIPAMRQLATRLKKYFQQTIAAVELGLSNSRAEGINSKIRVIQRRGYGHPGPDSLTAMIYLCLGGITLNLPTQT from the coding sequence GTGCGCGTCACCACGGTATTCAACCGCATTCTGGGTTTGTCCGGGGCATCGGTGTGCTCGGTGGACTTCACCACCGACGGCCTCGTTCTTGGCCTTCGCCGCCGGCGTGGCCGCCGCTACCGGTGTGAGTGCGGGTTCTCCACCCGGGCCCGCTATGACATATCCCGCCGCCGCTGGCGCCACCTGGACTTCGGGGCCACCAAGGTGTGGCTGGCCGCCGACATCGCCCGGATCGCCTGCCCGGCGTGTGGAATCCGCACCGAGACCGTGCCCTGGGCGCGGCGCAACGCCCGGCACACCCGCGACTTCCAGGACGTGATCGGCTGGCTGGCCCAGCGCATGGACAAGACGAGCGTGGCCCGGCTGCTGCGGTGCTCGTGGGAGGCGGTGGACCGGGCGGTGAGAATGCTGGTGGCCGACCATCTGCCCACCGACCGGCTGGACGGGCTGTATCGGATCGGGGTGGACGAGATCTCCTACAAACGCGGCCACCACTACCTGACCATCGTCTGCGACCACGACACCGGCCGGGTGGTCTGGGTGACCAAGGACCGCACCCGCAAGGCGTTCGAGGGCTTCTTCACCGCCCTGGGCCCTGACCGCAGCAAACAGCTGACCGCGATCACCATGGACGGCTCCCCGATCTACATGCCCGTCGCCGCACAGAAGGCGCCACAGGCCGCGGTGTGCCTGGACCCCTTCCACGTCATCAAGTGGGCCAACGAAGCCCTCGACAGAGCCCGCCAGGCCAACCCCGCCGTCCCACCACTGCCAGCCGCCCCGGCCAACCCGGCCAGCCCGGCCGCCCCGGCCAGCCCGGCCAAGCAGCACACCGTCGCACAGGTCAACGCCCCGGCCAGGGCGTGGCGACGGCTGAAGACAGCGCTGCGCTCAGGCGCTGAAAACCTCACCGACGACCGCCGCGCCCTCATCAACGCCCTGCGCCGCCACAACTACCAGCTCTTCCGCGCCTGGACCCTCAAAGAACAACTACGAGACCTCTACCGCATCCCACCCGAACAGGCCCGCCGCTACCTTCGAAGGTGGATCACCCGCGCGTTCCGATCCACCATCCCCGCGATGCGCCAACTGGCCACCCGCCTGAAGAAGTACTTCCAACAAACCATCGCAGCCGTCGAACTCGGCCTGTCCAACTCACGAGCAGAAGGCATCAACAGCAAAATCCGCGTCATCCAACGCCGCGGCTACGGACACCCAGGACCAGACTCCCTCACCGCCATGATCTACCTCTGCCTCGGCGGAATCACCCTCAACCTCCCCACACAAACCTGA
- a CDS encoding HNH endonuclease signature motif containing protein: protein MSSSEWGAWTGGDAVGRILAALDRVDAPLDEAWVAPKGGLKPEDIGAVIAAARAKKARLEALELDLVALAEACDIGRLTGSPNATVYLRTAQRLAQREASAVVGLARDLGKVARLTLEAMAAGAVSAQQAKVIAEAIKKLPEYVGADERHRAEEFLIEKAAFANPDELRGMGESLLERIAPEEAERLEGEELAKKDRKAEQKRSLRYLPNGIPQSETVRITLPSWEMELFRKIIEPLAVPVKGAEPDTRPIDQRRGDAFAELIPRLAGAAPTSGGRPPQVTVTIPIDTLLTGVGAGFIDNTATPVRPRPCTCPCTDPKYGTTKDTGNTRNAKNARQARTDGEPTPEEAAGQERARETQPGMGKRPPSGTGSPTDGIPPPRTPDQPHHPQPNTDPEPEPRTATGSGTEPDPHTGQVPGRDAEPDQGAVGLKDAIDPHDGCPKCGGGGSARYLGTDGKPISAATVRRLACEADLIPVVLAGDGQVLDLGRSDRFFREHQRRALAIRDGSHCHFPGCQIPEPRCITHHMTAWDHGGPTDLNNGVLLCRFHHVTVHHKGWQVRMGAHGHPEYVPPEWVDPQQRVLRP from the coding sequence ATGTCTTCGAGCGAGTGGGGTGCCTGGACCGGTGGTGATGCCGTCGGCCGGATCCTGGCTGCGCTCGACCGGGTCGACGCTCCGCTGGACGAGGCGTGGGTGGCCCCGAAGGGTGGCCTGAAGCCCGAGGACATCGGGGCGGTGATCGCTGCGGCGCGGGCGAAGAAGGCCCGCCTGGAGGCCCTGGAGCTGGACCTGGTGGCTCTGGCGGAGGCCTGTGACATCGGCAGGCTGACCGGCTCCCCCAACGCCACCGTCTACCTGCGCACGGCGCAGCGGCTCGCGCAGCGGGAGGCGTCCGCGGTCGTGGGGCTGGCCCGTGACCTGGGCAAGGTGGCGCGGCTGACGTTGGAGGCGATGGCCGCGGGGGCGGTGTCGGCCCAGCAGGCGAAGGTGATCGCCGAGGCGATCAAGAAGCTCCCCGAATATGTCGGGGCCGATGAGCGGCACCGGGCGGAGGAGTTCCTGATCGAGAAGGCCGCCTTCGCCAACCCCGACGAACTCCGCGGAATGGGCGAGTCGCTGCTGGAACGCATCGCCCCCGAAGAGGCCGAACGGCTGGAGGGGGAAGAACTGGCGAAGAAGGACCGCAAGGCCGAACAGAAACGGTCCCTTCGCTACCTGCCCAACGGCATCCCGCAGTCGGAGACGGTGCGCATCACTCTGCCGTCGTGGGAGATGGAACTGTTCCGCAAGATCATCGAACCGTTGGCGGTGCCGGTGAAAGGTGCCGAGCCCGACACCCGCCCGATCGACCAGCGACGAGGAGACGCGTTCGCCGAACTCATCCCCCGGCTCGCTGGTGCCGCCCCGACCAGCGGCGGCAGACCACCCCAGGTCACCGTCACCATCCCGATCGACACCCTCCTGACCGGCGTGGGGGCCGGGTTCATCGACAACACCGCCACCCCTGTACGCCCCCGGCCCTGCACCTGTCCCTGCACCGACCCCAAGTACGGCACCACCAAGGACACCGGCAACACCCGGAACGCCAAGAACGCCAGACAGGCCCGTACGGACGGGGAACCGACACCGGAGGAAGCAGCAGGCCAGGAACGAGCCCGGGAAACCCAGCCAGGTATGGGGAAAAGGCCACCATCGGGTACCGGCTCACCCACCGACGGGATACCACCACCGCGAACACCGGATCAACCGCACCACCCACAACCGAACACCGACCCCGAACCAGAACCCCGTACCGCAACGGGTTCGGGAACCGAACCCGATCCGCATACCGGGCAGGTTCCGGGGCGTGACGCCGAACCCGACCAGGGTGCGGTGGGGCTGAAGGACGCCATCGACCCGCACGACGGGTGCCCCAAGTGCGGAGGCGGCGGATCAGCCCGCTACCTCGGCACCGACGGCAAACCCATCTCCGCCGCCACCGTCCGCCGGCTGGCGTGCGAGGCCGACCTCATCCCCGTCGTCCTCGCAGGAGACGGGCAGGTGCTCGACCTCGGCCGCTCCGACCGGTTCTTCAGGGAACACCAGCGGCGTGCGCTGGCCATCCGCGACGGGAGCCACTGCCACTTCCCCGGCTGCCAGATCCCCGAACCGCGCTGCATCACCCATCACATGACCGCCTGGGACCACGGCGGACCGACCGACCTGAACAACGGCGTGCTGTTGTGCCGCTTCCACCACGTCACCGTCCACCACAAAGGCTGGCAAGTCCGCATGGGCGCACACGGCCACCCCGAATACGTACCCCCGGAATGGGTGGACCCGCAACAGCGCGTTCTCCGCCCATGA
- a CDS encoding SAM-dependent methyltransferase codes for MSDTKDLGTEEQLRRALTVERYPRSSTYDQHWVVDNLMGPHPLWAAEALTQVMPLRPGMRVLDLGCGTALTSIFLAREFDVRVWAVDLWVEPTENWERIQQAGLADRVHPIHADAHALPFADGFFDAIVSLDAFHYFGTDALYLPYCVEFLRSGGSIGFVAPGLRREPDQGEGQGPVPELPAYLAERWGPDMCTWLGPAWWRRHWERTGLVEVDVADMVPGGWEDWLRWLDACDLVGRGHEPDARMLRADGGDLLGFTRVVAHRTR; via the coding sequence ATGTCGGACACGAAGGATCTGGGCACCGAGGAGCAACTGCGACGGGCACTCACGGTGGAGCGCTACCCGCGTTCGTCCACCTACGACCAGCACTGGGTGGTCGACAACCTGATGGGGCCGCATCCGCTGTGGGCGGCGGAGGCGCTGACCCAGGTGATGCCGCTACGCCCCGGCATGCGTGTGCTGGACCTGGGCTGTGGAACGGCGCTCACCTCGATCTTCCTGGCGCGCGAGTTCGACGTCCGGGTGTGGGCGGTGGACCTGTGGGTCGAGCCGACGGAGAACTGGGAACGCATCCAGCAGGCCGGCCTGGCCGACCGTGTGCACCCGATCCACGCCGACGCGCACGCCCTGCCGTTCGCGGACGGCTTCTTCGACGCGATCGTCAGCCTGGACGCCTTTCACTACTTCGGGACCGACGCTCTGTACCTTCCGTACTGCGTGGAGTTCCTGCGGTCTGGTGGCTCGATCGGCTTCGTCGCGCCGGGCCTTCGCCGCGAACCGGACCAGGGCGAGGGGCAGGGTCCGGTTCCGGAGCTGCCGGCGTACCTCGCCGAACGCTGGGGCCCCGACATGTGCACCTGGCTGGGTCCGGCCTGGTGGCGCCGGCACTGGGAGCGGACCGGGCTGGTCGAGGTCGATGTCGCCGACATGGTGCCCGGTGGCTGGGAGGACTGGCTGCGCTGGCTGGATGCCTGCGACCTGGTGGGGCGAGGGCACGAGCCGGACGCGAGGATGCTGCGCGCCGACGGCGGCGACCTGCTCGGCTTCACCCGCGTCGTGGCCCACCGCACGCGGTAG
- a CDS encoding class I SAM-dependent DNA methyltransferase — translation MTYYHAEHEAAYEQIAQRGLTKWDDLFEDGRPNRYEEFPNRRFLERTLARLDLPAPDEVDVLEYGCGTGPAACFLASLGFRVRAVDLIPRAIALAREFARQRGLDITFDVQDMCALAHVPATRRYDLVVDSFCLQSIVTDADRADLFAAVRARLAPGGHYLISTAMYEPERDYEGSRYDEATGVCHEEVPAEVVGAVRIDDRWYRPHRRHLRPEAFRAELIHAGFDILSQDTPSGGDVVCTLSTRS, via the coding sequence ATGACGTACTACCACGCTGAACACGAGGCCGCGTACGAGCAGATCGCGCAGCGTGGCCTCACCAAGTGGGACGACCTCTTCGAGGACGGTCGCCCTAACCGCTACGAGGAGTTCCCGAACCGGCGCTTCCTCGAACGCACCCTGGCCCGGCTCGACCTGCCCGCACCGGACGAGGTGGACGTGCTCGAGTACGGCTGCGGCACCGGACCGGCCGCCTGCTTCCTCGCCTCGCTCGGCTTCCGGGTGCGGGCCGTCGACCTGATCCCGCGGGCGATCGCACTGGCCCGCGAGTTCGCCCGGCAACGCGGCCTTGACATCACGTTCGACGTCCAGGACATGTGTGCGCTGGCGCACGTACCCGCAACCAGGCGGTATGACCTCGTGGTGGACAGCTTCTGCCTTCAGTCCATCGTCACCGACGCGGACCGGGCCGACCTGTTCGCCGCGGTGCGCGCCCGGCTCGCACCCGGCGGCCACTATCTGATCTCGACGGCGATGTACGAACCGGAACGCGACTACGAGGGCAGCCGATACGACGAGGCCACCGGAGTCTGCCACGAGGAGGTGCCCGCCGAGGTCGTGGGCGCCGTGCGGATCGACGACAGGTGGTACCGCCCGCACCGCCGCCACCTGCGGCCGGAGGCATTTCGCGCGGAGCTCATCCATGCGGGCTTCGACATACTCTCCCAGGACACCCCGTCCGGAGGCGACGTCGTCTGCACCCTGTCAACACGATCTTGA
- a CDS encoding potassium channel family protein: MPVSPLYLLRRLVGSERWQHIHVKASVWAVVGVVAVLLLGSAIIVPAESSNPRANITSFPLALWWSIETATTVGYGDLYPVTLAGRIIATVVMIVGIAAFSIVTASLATWFVGSASRRAHQVAQAVEHAEREGTAAAARELHALHARFDHLEQLLSRDSGDGTT, translated from the coding sequence ATGCCCGTCTCGCCTCTGTACCTCCTGCGCCGCCTGGTGGGCAGTGAACGCTGGCAGCACATCCACGTGAAGGCGTCCGTGTGGGCGGTCGTGGGAGTCGTCGCGGTGCTGCTGCTCGGCTCTGCGATCATCGTCCCGGCCGAGTCGTCGAATCCGCGCGCGAACATCACCTCGTTCCCGCTCGCGTTGTGGTGGTCGATCGAGACCGCGACGACCGTCGGGTACGGCGACCTGTATCCGGTCACCCTGGCCGGACGGATCATCGCGACCGTGGTGATGATCGTCGGGATCGCGGCGTTCAGCATCGTGACGGCATCGCTGGCCACCTGGTTCGTCGGCAGCGCCTCACGCCGCGCTCACCAGGTGGCACAGGCCGTCGAACACGCCGAGCGGGAAGGGACGGCCGCGGCCGCACGTGAGCTGCATGCCCTGCACGCGCGCTTCGACCACCTCGAACAGCTCCTGTCCCGAGACTCCGGCGACGGCACGACCTAG
- a CDS encoding COG4315 family predicted lipoprotein, with the protein MIADSRGMTVYFLSARGGHKAPTCTGRCSAIWHPVLVQQGDVAPTVPGTSLKAGVLPWPGGHGQLALSGRRLYTFTGDSVPGDVKGEGFITNQGGTTLTWHVVVLPGIPPPRTFPLNPSPSPTR; encoded by the coding sequence GTGATCGCCGACTCCCGGGGGATGACGGTGTACTTCCTCAGCGCCCGCGGCGGGCACAAGGCGCCTACGTGCACCGGCCGCTGCAGCGCCATCTGGCACCCGGTGCTGGTGCAGCAGGGCGATGTCGCCCCCACCGTTCCCGGGACGTCGCTGAAGGCCGGTGTGCTGCCCTGGCCGGGAGGGCACGGTCAACTCGCGCTGAGCGGCCGCCGGCTCTACACGTTCACGGGGGACAGCGTTCCGGGCGACGTCAAGGGCGAGGGCTTCATCACCAACCAGGGCGGTACGACGCTCACCTGGCATGTCGTCGTACTGCCCGGAATTCCGCCGCCGCGCACCTTCCCGCTCAACCCGAGCCCGTCGCCCACGCGGTAG
- a CDS encoding GNAT family N-acetyltransferase, with protein MPATRSVDLLAAEVDVLWDRDARGRLRQAHHVVFGVAGDGQVLAVGDEVPDDVADDLAKTLDSAVEGVREPAEPRRPPEFLAYCRRRIVGALGPVVVSSGPSYLVPRAATTPIDGRTYDEASVRIVRSDDEAAARDALRAANPDTWTGEEWADLLAGRLGPWAVATHDTRVLAVAHTPVADSRGAEAGVWTHPDVRGRGLAGTVTAHWARLIRGTGRLPFYSTSADNLSSQRVAARLALRPIGWLWKLSSPDRVGVHAHRTWQSC; from the coding sequence ATGCCGGCTACCCGATCCGTCGACCTGCTCGCCGCGGAAGTGGACGTCCTCTGGGACCGCGACGCCCGGGGACGGCTGCGGCAGGCACACCATGTGGTCTTCGGCGTCGCCGGCGACGGCCAGGTGCTGGCGGTCGGCGACGAGGTGCCCGACGACGTTGCCGACGACCTGGCCAAGACGCTGGACTCCGCGGTCGAGGGCGTGCGCGAGCCTGCCGAGCCCAGGCGGCCGCCGGAGTTTCTCGCGTACTGCCGGCGGCGCATCGTCGGCGCGCTCGGGCCCGTGGTGGTCTCGTCCGGACCCAGTTACCTGGTTCCACGCGCGGCGACGACGCCCATCGACGGACGTACGTACGACGAGGCGAGCGTACGGATCGTGCGGTCCGACGACGAGGCAGCGGCCAGGGACGCCCTGCGCGCCGCGAACCCCGACACCTGGACCGGCGAGGAATGGGCCGACCTGCTCGCCGGGCGGCTCGGCCCGTGGGCGGTGGCCACCCACGACACCCGCGTCCTCGCCGTCGCGCACACCCCGGTCGCGGACTCCCGGGGCGCCGAGGCCGGGGTCTGGACGCACCCGGACGTACGGGGCCGCGGACTTGCCGGCACGGTCACCGCGCACTGGGCACGGCTGATCCGGGGTACGGGCCGGCTGCCGTTCTACAGCACGTCGGCGGACAACCTCTCCTCCCAGCGGGTGGCAGCGCGGCTCGCGCTGCGCCCGATCGGCTGGTTGTGGAAGCTGTCGAGCCCGGACCGGGTCGGCGTACACGCGCATCGGACGTGGCAATCCTGCTGA
- a CDS encoding DUF998 domain-containing protein, with protein MAQAQPRLHPKPARSASGRERALLACGVAGPIVFVVAFLVEGATRPGYSALRHPVSSLALGEYGWTQRANFLLTGLLLLAFAVGSRPALRRAYAAGIWVPLLLGAVAVGLLGAGIFATDPVGDYPPGTAVPAPQTITGNLHDSFSALVFLGLPLACCVAGYRFARAGRRGLAVYSVATAVVFWVLFFLSSAGFSQQTALAPVGGLFQRLTLVVGLGWIGWLALHLLRGGAGAPSRTD; from the coding sequence ATGGCCCAGGCACAACCGAGGCTGCACCCGAAGCCGGCGCGGTCCGCATCCGGTCGTGAACGCGCCCTGCTCGCGTGCGGCGTCGCCGGACCGATCGTGTTCGTCGTCGCGTTCCTCGTCGAGGGGGCGACCCGTCCCGGTTACAGCGCGCTGCGACACCCGGTGAGCTCGCTGGCGCTCGGGGAGTACGGCTGGACCCAGCGGGCGAACTTCCTGCTCACCGGCCTTCTCCTGCTCGCCTTCGCAGTCGGGTCCCGGCCGGCGTTGCGACGCGCGTACGCCGCGGGAATCTGGGTACCGCTGCTGCTCGGCGCGGTCGCGGTGGGCCTGCTCGGCGCCGGCATCTTCGCCACCGACCCGGTGGGCGACTACCCGCCCGGCACTGCGGTGCCGGCCCCGCAGACGATCACCGGAAACCTGCATGACTCGTTCTCGGCGCTGGTCTTCCTCGGCCTGCCGTTGGCCTGCTGCGTGGCCGGCTACCGGTTCGCCCGCGCCGGCCGCCGGGGCCTGGCGGTGTACTCGGTGGCGACGGCGGTGGTGTTCTGGGTCCTGTTCTTCCTCTCCAGTGCGGGGTTCTCCCAGCAGACCGCGCTCGCACCCGTCGGCGGACTCTTCCAGCGGCTCACGCTGGTGGTGGGTCTGGGCTGGATCGGGTGGCTGGCGCTGCACCTGCTGCGCGGTGGCGCCGGGGCACCGTCAAGAACAGATTGA
- a CDS encoding SRPBCC domain-containing protein produces MKPDPIVHEYVLRCGPERAFEVYTGDIAAWWHPSYTANAETLSAVTMEPHVGGRIFESHRDGEEYDWGRVTVWEPGHRLAYSSTLAQPSGRPSEITVEFSPHENGCRMRFEHGGWNAGNVAERSKFTEWPSILDRFAALADGAPAS; encoded by the coding sequence ATGAAACCCGATCCGATCGTGCACGAGTACGTCCTGCGGTGCGGGCCCGAACGCGCCTTCGAGGTCTACACCGGCGACATCGCCGCGTGGTGGCACCCGAGCTACACGGCGAACGCGGAGACGCTGTCCGCGGTGACGATGGAACCCCACGTGGGCGGCCGGATCTTCGAGTCGCACCGCGATGGCGAGGAGTACGACTGGGGCCGGGTGACGGTGTGGGAGCCGGGTCACCGGCTGGCGTACTCGTCGACCCTGGCGCAGCCGTCCGGCCGGCCCAGCGAGATCACCGTGGAGTTCAGCCCGCACGAGAACGGCTGCCGGATGCGCTTCGAGCACGGCGGGTGGAACGCCGGCAACGTGGCCGAACGCTCGAAGTTCACCGAGTGGCCGAGCATCCTGGACAGGTTCGCCGCCCTCGCCGACGGAGCCCCGGCGAGCTGA
- a CDS encoding LLM class flavin-dependent oxidoreductase: MRFAISIPQYHPDGSFDPGAFRAYLTRAEELGFDSAWTQEQVLGTMPHLAPIETMTYAAACTERLRLGCAVLVSSLHSPVHLAKSIGTLDQLSRGRIDVGLGIGGRQRAVAAFGVDPDTLNTRFTEGLEVMRACWTQPRVTFAGRFWQLEDAAMEPKPFQKPHPPVWFGGSHPNALRRAVRLADAFMGAGSTTTEQFAGQVKVLRSELAEAGRDEQDLPIAKRVYIAVDDDLERGRARIGAALDQLYGYFGLSGLTALAVYGPPEECVRGLRAVADAGAATILLNPMYDDAEQMERLAAEVIPALT; the protein is encoded by the coding sequence ATGCGCTTCGCGATCTCGATACCGCAGTATCACCCCGACGGCAGCTTCGACCCGGGCGCGTTCCGTGCCTACCTGACCCGGGCCGAGGAGCTCGGGTTCGACAGCGCCTGGACGCAGGAGCAGGTGCTGGGCACGATGCCGCATCTGGCTCCGATCGAGACCATGACGTACGCCGCGGCCTGCACCGAGCGGCTACGGCTGGGGTGCGCGGTGCTGGTCAGTTCGCTGCACAGCCCGGTCCACCTGGCCAAGAGCATCGGCACCCTCGACCAGCTCAGCCGGGGACGGATCGACGTCGGGCTCGGGATCGGCGGCCGGCAGCGTGCGGTCGCGGCGTTCGGTGTCGATCCCGACACGCTGAACACCCGGTTCACCGAGGGGCTGGAGGTGATGAGGGCGTGCTGGACGCAGCCGCGGGTCACCTTCGCCGGCAGGTTCTGGCAGCTGGAGGATGCCGCGATGGAGCCGAAGCCGTTCCAGAAGCCGCATCCGCCGGTCTGGTTCGGCGGCAGTCATCCCAACGCGCTGCGCCGGGCGGTCCGGCTGGCCGACGCGTTCATGGGCGCGGGGTCGACCACGACCGAGCAGTTCGCCGGCCAGGTGAAGGTGCTGCGGTCCGAGCTCGCCGAGGCCGGCCGGGACGAGCAGGACCTTCCGATCGCCAAGCGCGTCTACATCGCCGTCGACGACGACCTCGAGCGTGGCCGTGCCCGGATCGGTGCGGCGCTGGACCAGCTCTACGGCTACTTCGGTCTGAGCGGGCTGACGGCGCTCGCCGTCTACGGTCCGCCGGAGGAGTGCGTGCGCGGACTGCGGGCGGTGGCCGACGCGGGCGCCGCGACGATCCTGCTCAACCCGATGTACGACGACGCCGAGCAGATGGAACGCCTGGCCGCCGAGGTGATCCCCGCTTTGACGTAG